The following are encoded in a window of Hemitrygon akajei chromosome 24, sHemAka1.3, whole genome shotgun sequence genomic DNA:
- the LOC140715676 gene encoding probable G-protein coupled receptor 139, with translation MHAPPRGLVYAIYYTALAVIAVPVNIVAIVILSRGNCGLSKCISRYLVSMAATDLLVIITAVILNRIPAIYFPGSFLSITPMCSLSIALINAATDSSVWLTVTFTFDRYVVICWQKLKANYCTHRTAGIVVPIVCTLGCVINIPWFFLHEPMYVIDNVPWYCKQKDVRYSFILWTIFDWTDRILTPLLPFLFILSFNALTVRHILVASRARKRLRCCATGEKQIDAEIENRRKSILLLFAISGCFILFWIPYVIHFFVQRFQVGYTINGYNDPRFILMEIANMLQRLSCCTNTFIYAVTQNKFRKELKVLMKCARNI, from the exons ATGCACGCCCCTCCTAGAGGCCTGGTGTACGCAATTTACTACACGGCTCTTGCAGTGATCGCGGTTCCAG TTAATATAGTGgccattgtgatcctgtcccgaggaaactgcggtctgTCCAAATGTATCAGCAGGTACCTCGTGTCCATGGCGGCGACGGATCTTCTGGTAATTATCACCGCCGTGATATTAAACCGCATTCCCGCTATTTACTTTCCCGGTAGTTTCCTATCCATCACACCCATGTGCAGTTTAAGCATTGCGTTAATTAACGCCGCCACGGACAGTTCGGTTTGGTTAACGGTGACGTTCACCTTTGACCGATATGTCGTCATCTGTTGGCAGAAACTCAAAGCAAATTATTGCACCCACCGAACCGCTGGAATTGTCGTCCCTATCGTCTGCACTTTGGGCTGCGTGATTAACATTCCCTGGTTCTTTTTGCACGAACCAATGTACGTCATTGACAACGTACCCTGGTATTGCAAACAGAAGGACGTTCGTTATTCTTTTATCCTCTGGACAATATTTGATTGGACCGATCGCATCCTGACTCCTTTGCTCCCGTTCCTGTTTATTCTCTCGTTCAACGCTCTGACTGTCAGACACATTCTAGTAGCCAGTCGGGCCCGTAAGAGACTCCGTTGTTGCGCCACGGGAGAGAAGCAGATCGACGCGGAGATCGAAAATCGTAGAAAGTCCATTCTCTTGCTATTTGCGATCTCGGGATGTTTCATCCTTTTCTGGATTCCGTATGTTATCCACTTCTTCGTTCAACGATTTCAAGTTGGTTATACAATTAATGGCTACAACGATCCCAGGTTCATCCTGATGGAAATTGCCAATATGCTTCAGAGGttgagttgctgcacaaacacgtttatctaCGCAGTGACTCAAAACAAATTCCGGAAAGAGTTGAAGGTGCTGATGAAATGTGCGCGGAACATTTGA